The following are encoded together in the Bactrocera neohumeralis isolate Rockhampton chromosome 6, APGP_CSIRO_Bneo_wtdbg2-racon-allhic-juicebox.fasta_v2, whole genome shotgun sequence genome:
- the LOC126763792 gene encoding ATP-dependent RNA helicase WM6-like, with the protein MADNIDLLDYEEEELIEPTIEPEAKKPKKDVKGTYVSIHSSGFRDFLLKPEILRAIVDCGFEHPSEVQHECIPQAVLGMDILCQAKSGMGKTAVFVLATLQQLEPTEHVPYVLVMCHTRELAFQIGKEYERFAKYMTNVKVGVYFGGLAIQNDEKSLKDKMPHIIVGTPGRILALIRNKKLNLKNLKHFVLDECDQMLEHIDMRRDVQEIFRSTPHAKQVMMFSATLSKDIRPVCKKFMQDPMEVYVDDEAKLTLHGLQQHYAKLKENEKNKKLFELLDVLEFNQVVIFVKSVQRCIALSQLLSEQNFPAVGIHRGMSQEERLKRYQEFKDFQKRILVATNLFGRGMDIERVNIAFNYDMPESSDTYLHRVARAGRFGTKGLAISFVADEADNKILSEVQSRFDVKITELPDQIELSSYIEGR; encoded by the coding sequence aTGGCTGATAATATCGATCTCTTGGACTACGAGGAAGAGGAGCTGATCGAGCCCACCATCGAACCAGAGGCCAAAAAGCCGAAGAAAGACGTGAAGGGCACTTATGTGTCCATACATAGCTCCGGCTTTCGTGATTTTCTGCTAAAACCGGAGATACTGCGCGCCATCGTGGACTGCGGCTTCGAGCATCCATCCGAGGTGCAGCACGAATGCATACCACAAGCGGTGCTCGGCATGGATATACTGTGTCAGGCCAAGTCCGGTATGGGTAAGACCGCAGTCTTTGTGTTGGCGACACTACAGCAGCTGGAACCCACGGAGCATGTGCCCTACGTGTTGGTTATGTGTCACACACGTGAGCTGGCCTTCCAGATCGGCAAAGAATACGAACGTTTTGCCAAGTATATGACGAATGTAAAGGTTGGCGTCTACTTCGGTGGCTTGGCCATACAAAATGATGAGAAGTCTTTAAAGGACAAAATGCCACACATAATCGTCGGCACACCGGGACGCATATTGGCTTTGATACGCAACAAGAAATTGAATCTCAAGAATCTAAAACACTTCGTGCTTGACGAATGCGATCAGATGTTGGAGCATATTGATATGCGTCGCGATGTGCAGGAGATCTTCCGCAGCACGCCACACGCCAAGCAGGTGATGATGTTCTCCGCCACGCTAAGCAAAGACATACGTCCAGTGTGTAAGAAATTCATGCAAGACCCCATGGAGGTCTATGTAGATGACGAGGCCAAGCTGACGTTGCATGGCTTACAACAACACTACGCCAAGCTGAAGGAGAACGAGAAGAACAAGAAACTGTTCGAGCTGTTGGATGTGCTCGAATTCAATCAGGTTGTCATCTTTGTGAAATCTGTGCAACGCTGCATCGCGCTCAGTCAACTGCTGAGCGAGCAGAACTTCCCTGCGGTCGGCATACATCGTGGCATGTCGCAGGAGGAGCGTTTAAAACGTTATCAGGAATTCAAGGATTTTCAAAAGCGCATTTTGGTTGCCACCAATCTCTTTGGACGCGGCATGGATATCGAGCGTGTGAACATCGCCTTCAACTATGACATGCCGGAGAGCAGCGACACCTATTTGCATCGTGTGGCACGCGCTGGACGCTTCGGCACCAAAGGTTTGGCCATCTCCTTCGTTGCGGATGAGGCGGATAACAAAATTTTGAGTGAAGTTCAGTCGAGATTTGATGTGAAGATCACAGAGTTGCCAGATCAAATCGAATTGTCCTCGTATATCGAGGGACGCTGA
- the LOC126763791 gene encoding angio-associated migratory cell protein, producing the protein MRENTPPRVHDIEDDDVEEIHFDQDAAPDDDELEMEEITMEELEARYGYLSEEDETGEGASFQPPERDDAILTFMKHKKAVFGCSLHPNRPLAATGGEDDRAYVWDINTCELLHEITEHKDTVTDVYFSYDGTYLATGDMAGELFVHKLQENETGAPVTFRKVWDFSMGDMTWMCWHRGANVLFAGSENGEVYVWRIPSGDCKILPGDGVRCGVGELTGDGKKLFVGYTNGVVKLWDLKSCAVVMEVDAQNPMAQQSVVLSVACDKESPLYASGALDGKIVFCTNNGPVGAVEADGSVECIAFPPNNDLKIVASGTLQGQIAIWDYTKYGLRTLCDHKFMEGDETDTFQGGITRLKWLSDHTLIAATMHGNVIGFDARSGARKFTLEGHMAEIYEMSYNPHEKILLTVSEDRRAKIFNIPQLGD; encoded by the exons atgcGTGAAAACACACCACCACGAGTTCACGACATAGAGGATGATGACGTCGAGGAAATACACTTCGATCAAGACGCCGCGCCAGACGATGACGAGCTCGAAATGGAAGAAATAACCATGGAGGAGTTGGAAGCGCGCTATGGCTATCTCTCCGAAGAGGATGAAACTGGTGAAGGTGCCTCCTTTCAGCCACCGGAACGTGATGATGCCATATTGACATTCATGAAACACAAAAAGGCCGTTTTCGGTTGTTCATTGCATCCAAATCGTCCGTTGGCCGCTACGGGGGGTGAAGATGATCGCGCTTATGTTTGGGATATAAATACTTGTGAATTGCTGCATGAGATTACCGAACACAAAGATACGGTGACCGATGTTTACTTCAGTTATGATGGCACATATCTGGCGACGGGTGATATGGCTGGTGAATTGTTCGTGCACAAATTGCAAGAAAATGAGACTGGTGCGCCGGTGACATTCCGCAAAGTGTGGGATTTTTCTATGGGCGACATGACATGGATGTGTTGGCATCGCGGTGCAAATGTGCTTTTTGCAGGCAGTGAAAATGGTGAAGTTTATGTATGGCGCATACCCTCCGGGGATTGTAAAATATTGCCCGGTGACGGTGTGCGTTGTGGTGTTGGTGAATTAACTGGTGATGGCAAGAAACTCTTTGTTGGTTACACAAATGGTGTTGTGAAATTATGGGATCTGAAGAGCTGCGCCGTCGTCATGGAAGTGGATGCACAAAATCCAATGGCCCAACAGTCGGTTGTTTTGTCTGTGGCGTGCGATAAGGAGTCGCCATTATATGCGTCGGGCGCGCTGGACG GTAAAATCGTATTCTGCACCAATAACGGTCCAGTTGGCGCGGTGGAAGCTGATGGTTCAGTGGAATGTATCGCCTTCCCGCCTAATAATGATCTTAAAATTGTAGCTAGTGGCACATTACAGGGTCAAATAGCCATTTGGGACTATACCAAATACGGTCTGCGCACATTATGCGATCATAAATTTATGGAAGGTGATGAAACCGACACATTTCAAGGTGGCATAACAAG ACTCAAGTGGCTGAGTGACCATACGCTTATTGCCGCCACGATGCACGGTAATGTTATCGGTTTTGATGCGCGTTCGGGCGCACGTAAGTTTACACTCGAGGGTCATATGGCAGAAATCTACGAAATGTCTTACAATCCACATGAAAAGATATTGTTGACAGTATCTGAAGATCGCCGTGCGAAAATCTTCAATATACCACAGTTGGGCGATTAG